The following are encoded in a window of Thalassotalea insulae genomic DNA:
- the ilvM gene encoding acetolactate synthase 2 small subunit → MNNYQLIIHVDDKQVVLERILQVTRYRGFLINGIEAKVNTGTHIGTINLQVSSERPIELLVDQINKLIDIKDVSVDNNGPR, encoded by the coding sequence ATGAATAATTACCAACTCATTATCCATGTTGATGACAAACAAGTGGTATTAGAGCGCATATTACAAGTAACTCGTTATCGCGGTTTTTTGATCAATGGCATCGAAGCTAAAGTAAATACTGGCACTCACATCGGGACAATTAATCTACAAGTTAGTAGTGAAAGGCCGATTGAACTTTTGGTCGATCAAATCAATAAGCTAATCGACATCAAAGATGTCTCCGTAGACAATAATGGCCCACGCTAA
- the rep gene encoding DNA helicase Rep yields MKLNPGQNEAVKYVSGPCLVLAGAGSGKTGVICQKIAYLIQKCDYKARNIAAVTFTNKAAREMKERVTKMLGRELTRGLTVSTFHSLGLDIVRREIKTLGFKPGFTLFDDQDTLALLKELTAEELDGDKDLLSKLQTMISNWKNDLLLPDAAIKLASDADTALYAEFYRRYQQHMKAYNALDFDDLILIPTLLLKNYSEVRERWRNKIRYMLVDEYQDTNTSQYELVKLITGERGRLTVVGDDDQSIYSWRGAKPQNLVLLGQDFPSLKLIKLEQNYRSSGRILKCANILIANNPHVYDKSLFSELDYGVELRVVQAKNEEHEVERVVGELIGHRFLNRSHYKDYAILYRGNHQSRLLEKALMTNRIPYKISGGTSFFSRSEIKDVMAYLRVLVNPDDDNAFLRIVNVPRRELGPVTLEKLGTYANMRQISMFAASFELGLEQHLSGKGLAKMQAFTRWLVETADNAERGDTAAVLRAMIREINYEDWLYDTSPSAKAAEMRMKNVTELFSWVTQMLEGSDDEEPMTLPQIVTRLTLRDMMERNEEEEFADQVQLMTLHASKGLEFPYVFLIGMEEGLLPHQTSIDEDNVEEERRLAYVGVTRAQRELIFTYARERRQFGEVARTEVSRFLYELPQNDLNWEVTQTKKSQEQKQASARQGVENLRELLKKKNA; encoded by the coding sequence ATGAAACTTAACCCCGGACAAAATGAAGCAGTCAAATATGTAAGCGGCCCTTGCCTGGTACTGGCTGGCGCTGGCAGCGGTAAAACCGGGGTTATTTGTCAGAAAATCGCTTATCTGATCCAAAAATGTGATTATAAGGCACGTAATATCGCCGCGGTGACTTTTACCAATAAAGCAGCACGCGAAATGAAAGAGCGGGTCACTAAAATGTTAGGGCGCGAATTAACCCGCGGTTTAACGGTTTCCACCTTTCATTCATTAGGTCTGGACATCGTACGCAGGGAAATAAAAACCTTAGGTTTTAAGCCTGGTTTTACCTTGTTTGACGATCAAGACACGCTCGCATTATTAAAAGAATTAACCGCTGAAGAACTCGACGGCGATAAAGATTTGCTCAGCAAGTTACAAACTATGATTTCCAACTGGAAAAACGACCTGTTGCTACCCGATGCTGCCATCAAACTCGCCAGTGATGCCGATACCGCACTTTATGCCGAGTTTTACCGCCGCTACCAGCAACATATGAAGGCTTATAACGCGCTGGATTTTGATGATTTGATCCTGATACCAACCTTATTGTTAAAAAACTATTCGGAAGTCAGGGAGCGCTGGCGCAATAAAATTCGCTATATGTTGGTAGATGAATATCAGGATACCAATACCAGTCAATATGAACTGGTTAAACTGATCACAGGTGAACGCGGCCGATTAACCGTAGTAGGCGATGACGATCAATCGATCTACTCATGGCGCGGTGCCAAGCCACAAAACCTGGTATTGCTCGGCCAGGATTTTCCGTCATTAAAGCTGATTAAGTTGGAACAAAATTATCGCTCCAGCGGTCGGATACTGAAATGCGCCAACATTCTGATCGCCAATAACCCTCATGTATATGATAAATCTCTGTTTAGTGAACTCGATTATGGCGTTGAACTAAGGGTGGTGCAGGCGAAAAACGAAGAACATGAAGTTGAACGTGTCGTGGGCGAACTGATAGGTCATCGCTTTTTAAATCGCAGTCATTATAAAGATTATGCCATTTTATATCGCGGCAACCATCAATCACGCTTGCTGGAAAAAGCGCTAATGACCAACCGTATTCCCTACAAAATAAGTGGTGGTACTTCGTTTTTTTCACGCTCTGAAATTAAAGACGTAATGGCTTACCTTAGAGTATTAGTCAATCCAGATGATGATAATGCCTTTTTACGGATAGTTAACGTGCCAAGGCGCGAACTTGGTCCAGTTACTCTAGAAAAACTCGGCACCTACGCCAATATGCGACAAATTAGTATGTTTGCCGCCAGCTTTGAATTAGGGCTAGAGCAACATCTATCCGGTAAAGGACTGGCAAAAATGCAGGCCTTTACCCGCTGGTTGGTGGAAACGGCAGATAATGCTGAACGTGGTGATACCGCAGCGGTGCTAAGAGCAATGATCCGGGAAATAAACTACGAAGACTGGCTCTATGATACCTCGCCAAGTGCTAAAGCGGCGGAAATGCGGATGAAAAATGTTACCGAATTATTTAGCTGGGTCACTCAAATGCTCGAAGGCTCTGACGATGAAGAACCAATGACCTTACCACAAATCGTCACCCGACTAACGCTGCGCGATATGATGGAGCGAAATGAAGAAGAAGAATTTGCCGATCAGGTACAGTTAATGACGCTGCATGCATCAAAAGGACTGGAATTTCCCTATGTATTTTTAATCGGTATGGAAGAAGGCTTATTGCCACACCAAACAAGTATCGATGAAGATAATGTTGAAGAAGAGCGTCGCCTAGCTTATGTCGGCGTTACACGGGCACAACGGGAACTGATTTTCACTTACGCCAGAGAACGCCGTCAATTTGGTGAGGTAGCCCGCACCGAAGTTAGCCGCTTTCTTTATGAGTTGCCGCAAAATGATTTGAACTGGGAAGTAACGCAAACGAAAAAGAGCCAAGAGCAAAAGCAAGCATCGGCTCGTCAAGGAGTAGAGAATTTACGCGAATTACTGAAAAAGAAAAACGCGTAG
- the ilvG gene encoding acetolactate synthase 2 catalytic subunit, translating to MTNEEQHTGGSLLFEVMQQHGVTDVFGYPGGAIMPIYDALYDSEVNHFLCRHEQGAAFSAVGYARASGKVGVCLATSGPGATNLITGLADALADSIPVVAITGQVPTVAMGSDAFQEIDIFGLSLACTKHSFQVTDVNELEKVLHQAFAIALEGRQGPVLVDIPKDIQLAPVVSQHQVPSRLKNKVNLPPANVGSAIAMLSKAKKPVIYVGGGVGMANAIDELRAFIETTNMPSVSTLKGLGAIDPEDENYLGMLGMHGTKAANLAVQQCDLLIAVGARFDDRVTGKLNSFAPHAKIIHFDIDTAEIDKRRKADAAILGDLKVNLPALAIPLAIAEWQQYCQQMKKEFAWRYDHPGNNIFAPAVLKAISDAMPKNTCVTTDVGQHQMWSAQHMTFNDPSNFLSSGGMGTMGFGLPAAIGAQISRPHDCIIAVSGDGSLMMNVQELSTIKRFQLPVKIVLIDNAKLGMVRQWQDLFFNGRLSETDLSDNPDFVALAQAFDIKAKQITQKSEVSTAINEMFEHDGAYLLQVKIDAKDNVWPLVPPETANDKMMETN from the coding sequence ATGACTAACGAAGAGCAACACACCGGCGGTTCACTACTGTTTGAGGTAATGCAGCAACACGGCGTAACCGATGTCTTTGGTTATCCCGGCGGCGCAATTATGCCGATTTACGATGCCTTGTATGACAGTGAGGTCAACCATTTCCTTTGTCGACATGAACAAGGTGCTGCTTTTTCGGCGGTTGGTTATGCCAGAGCATCAGGCAAAGTTGGAGTTTGCTTGGCCACTTCTGGCCCGGGCGCAACGAATTTGATCACCGGCCTTGCCGATGCGTTAGCTGATTCAATCCCGGTTGTTGCCATCACAGGACAGGTACCGACGGTGGCGATGGGCTCAGACGCTTTTCAGGAGATCGACATCTTTGGCTTATCACTCGCCTGTACCAAGCACTCTTTTCAGGTTACCGATGTAAACGAATTAGAAAAAGTACTACATCAGGCATTTGCTATAGCGCTAGAGGGTCGTCAAGGACCAGTGTTAGTTGATATTCCCAAAGATATACAATTGGCTCCAGTCGTCAGTCAACATCAAGTACCGTCACGGTTGAAGAACAAAGTAAACCTGCCTCCTGCTAATGTTGGTTCAGCCATAGCGATGCTAAGTAAAGCAAAGAAACCGGTGATCTATGTTGGTGGTGGTGTTGGTATGGCAAATGCCATCGATGAGTTACGCGCCTTTATCGAGACGACAAATATGCCAAGTGTCTCAACACTCAAAGGCCTAGGTGCAATAGACCCAGAAGATGAAAATTATCTTGGTATGTTGGGTATGCACGGTACTAAAGCCGCCAATTTAGCAGTACAGCAATGTGATTTATTAATCGCCGTTGGTGCCCGTTTTGATGACAGAGTAACGGGAAAATTAAACAGCTTTGCACCACATGCCAAAATCATACATTTTGATATCGATACTGCAGAAATTGATAAGCGCCGTAAAGCAGATGCAGCAATTTTAGGCGATTTGAAAGTAAACTTGCCGGCACTGGCAATTCCGTTAGCAATAGCCGAATGGCAGCAATATTGTCAGCAAATGAAAAAGGAATTTGCCTGGCGCTATGATCATCCCGGTAACAATATCTTTGCCCCAGCGGTATTAAAAGCCATCAGCGATGCAATGCCGAAAAATACCTGCGTGACCACGGATGTTGGTCAGCATCAAATGTGGTCAGCACAACATATGACGTTTAATGATCCAAGTAACTTTCTATCTAGCGGTGGTATGGGCACTATGGGCTTTGGTTTACCGGCAGCGATTGGTGCGCAAATCAGTCGTCCGCATGACTGTATCATCGCAGTATCAGGTGATGGTTCATTAATGATGAATGTTCAGGAATTATCCACCATCAAGCGTTTTCAACTACCAGTCAAAATCGTGTTAATCGACAATGCAAAATTAGGCATGGTACGCCAATGGCAAGATCTGTTCTTCAATGGTCGTTTAAGTGAAACTGATTTATCAGATAACCCTGACTTTGTAGCGTTAGCACAAGCCTTTGATATTAAAGCAAAGCAAATCACACAAAAATCAGAAGTCTCCACGGCAATTAATGAAATGTTTGAACATGACGGTGCTTACTTATTACAGGTAAAAATTGATGCCAAAGATAACGTCTGGCCATTAGTACCACCTGAAACTGCCAACGATAAAATGATGGAGACCAACTAG
- a CDS encoding branched-chain amino acid transaminase: protein MAKVSAELIWFNGELMPWQNATVHVMSHALHYGSSVFEGIRAYKTHKGTCIFRLEEHIQRLFNSAKIYRMNIPYTQEEVMQACKDAVAKNNLETAYLRPLAFLGDVGMGLRPPADAKADLMVAAFSWEAYLGADAIEHGVDVGVSSWNRLAPNTMPTAAKAGGNYLSSQLISMEAGRHGYTEGIALDVNNMVSEGAGQNLFLVRNKVIYTPFSTASILPGLTRDTVMQLARKLGYEVKEEPISRESLYLADEFFMTGTATEVVPVKTVDGMPIGTGSRGPVTKALQEAFFGIFNGKTEIEDSWLAPVK, encoded by the coding sequence ATGGCTAAAGTAAGTGCAGAACTCATTTGGTTTAATGGTGAACTCATGCCGTGGCAAAACGCCACAGTACACGTAATGAGTCACGCATTACATTATGGTTCGTCAGTGTTTGAAGGTATTCGTGCCTACAAAACGCATAAAGGCACCTGTATTTTCCGTTTAGAAGAACACATTCAACGTTTATTTAATTCAGCGAAAATCTATCGCATGAACATTCCTTACACTCAGGAAGAAGTGATGCAGGCTTGTAAAGATGCCGTAGCAAAAAACAACTTGGAAACTGCTTATTTACGCCCGTTAGCCTTCTTAGGCGATGTTGGTATGGGATTACGTCCACCTGCCGATGCCAAAGCAGACTTAATGGTCGCCGCATTTAGCTGGGAAGCTTACTTAGGTGCCGATGCGATTGAACATGGGGTTGATGTTGGTGTATCGAGTTGGAACCGCTTGGCACCAAATACTATGCCAACAGCAGCAAAAGCAGGTGGAAATTACTTATCTTCACAATTAATTTCCATGGAAGCAGGTCGTCACGGCTATACCGAAGGTATTGCATTAGATGTTAATAATATGGTCAGTGAAGGCGCTGGTCAAAACTTATTTTTAGTGCGCAATAAGGTAATTTATACCCCGTTTAGTACCGCATCTATTTTACCGGGTTTAACTCGCGATACGGTCATGCAGTTAGCTAGAAAACTAGGCTATGAAGTCAAAGAAGAACCAATATCACGTGAGTCGTTATACCTTGCAGATGAATTCTTTATGACAGGGACCGCTACCGAAGTTGTGCCAGTGAAAACTGTCGATGGTATGCCGATTGGCACTGGCTCTCGTGGCCCGGTCACGAAGGCGTTACAAGAAGCGTTCTTCGGTATATTTAACGGTAAGACCGAGATCGAAGATTCCTGGTTAGCTCCGGTAAAATAA
- a CDS encoding YifB family Mg chelatase-like AAA ATPase gives MSLARVYSRARMGLDAPLVTVEVHLANGLPAFNIVGLPETSVRESKDRVRSALINCGYEFPAKRITINLAPADLPKEGGRFDLPIALGILAAAEQIPVQDLEHYEFAGELALSGELRPVIGEIPMALATSAANRALVLPYQNAEQASWVREAKIFALRHLNELYRHLLKQQALPLVEAKQNLEPEFTDQLDMADVIGQPLAKRALEIAACGGHNLLFIGPPGTGKTMLASRLPGILPEMTDQEALEVAAIQSISHQTIDSQSWFTRPFRAPHHTASSAALVGGGSQPQPGEISLAHHGVLFLDELPEFERKVLDVLREPMESGAVTISRALHKQTYPAQFQLVAAMNPSPTGFYNDKRSTPEQVLRYLNRLSGPFLDRIDIQVEVARLPRGMWSHHPEKNESSRQIRQRVQQSRTMQLRRQGKANAQLTSSEIRQYCRLSGDDNEFLELAVEKFGLSTRAHHKILKIARTLADIEGERVIQHAHLIEALSYRAMDRILRHLTDAVSA, from the coding sequence ATGTCTCTTGCCCGTGTATATTCTCGGGCGCGTATGGGATTAGACGCGCCCTTAGTCACCGTTGAAGTTCATTTAGCCAATGGTTTACCCGCTTTTAATATTGTTGGTTTGCCTGAAACTTCAGTACGTGAATCGAAAGATAGAGTGCGCAGTGCTTTAATAAACTGTGGCTATGAGTTTCCTGCTAAACGCATCACCATTAACCTTGCCCCTGCTGATTTGCCAAAAGAAGGTGGTCGTTTTGATTTGCCTATCGCGTTAGGCATTCTCGCTGCTGCTGAGCAGATCCCGGTGCAAGATTTGGAACATTATGAATTTGCCGGTGAACTGGCTTTATCTGGTGAACTGCGCCCAGTAATTGGTGAAATTCCCATGGCGTTGGCCACTAGTGCTGCCAATCGTGCCTTGGTTTTACCTTATCAAAATGCTGAGCAGGCAAGTTGGGTGCGAGAAGCGAAAATATTTGCCCTTCGTCATTTAAATGAACTTTATCGACACTTGCTAAAACAGCAAGCTTTGCCATTAGTTGAGGCGAAGCAGAATTTAGAGCCGGAGTTCACCGATCAGTTAGATATGGCGGATGTTATTGGTCAGCCATTAGCCAAGCGAGCGTTAGAAATTGCTGCTTGCGGCGGACATAATTTGCTGTTTATTGGCCCTCCGGGGACTGGAAAAACCATGCTCGCCAGTCGTTTACCGGGTATTTTACCTGAAATGACTGATCAGGAAGCATTGGAAGTTGCAGCAATTCAGTCAATCAGTCATCAAACTATTGATAGTCAGTCTTGGTTTACCCGACCGTTCAGAGCTCCACATCATACCGCCTCATCTGCGGCACTTGTTGGTGGAGGCAGTCAGCCACAACCAGGAGAAATTTCGTTAGCCCATCATGGGGTGTTATTTTTAGATGAGTTACCGGAGTTTGAGCGTAAAGTGCTGGACGTGTTAAGAGAACCGATGGAGTCTGGTGCTGTAACTATTTCACGTGCTTTGCACAAGCAAACCTATCCGGCACAGTTTCAGTTGGTGGCAGCGATGAATCCGAGTCCAACCGGGTTTTACAATGATAAACGCAGCACGCCAGAGCAGGTTTTGCGCTATCTTAATCGTTTATCAGGGCCGTTTCTCGATCGTATTGATATTCAGGTCGAAGTGGCTCGTTTGCCACGAGGCATGTGGAGTCATCATCCGGAAAAAAATGAAAGCAGTCGGCAAATTCGTCAGCGGGTGCAGCAAAGTCGGACGATGCAATTGCGCCGGCAGGGAAAAGCGAATGCTCAGTTAACCAGTAGTGAGATCAGGCAATATTGTCGGCTGAGTGGAGACGATAATGAGTTTCTTGAACTAGCGGTAGAAAAGTTTGGTTTATCGACTCGGGCTCATCATAAAATTTTGAAAATAGCCCGTACTTTAGCTGATATCGAAGGTGAACGCGTTATTCAGCATGCTCATTTGATTGAAGCGTTATCTTACCGGGCAATGGATCGCATACTACGGCACTTAACCGATGCCGTTTCGGCTTAA
- the ubiK gene encoding ubiquinone biosynthesis accessory factor UbiK, producing the protein MINAKKIEEIAKQVTESIPPSLKNLASDFEDKTKTVLQRKLSQLDVVSREEFDVQTQVLLKTREKLEQLEAKIAELEAQLNKD; encoded by the coding sequence ATGATCAATGCCAAGAAAATAGAAGAAATTGCTAAGCAGGTGACTGAGTCAATTCCACCGAGTTTAAAAAACTTAGCCAGTGATTTTGAAGATAAAACAAAAACTGTGTTGCAGCGTAAATTATCTCAGTTAGATGTGGTGTCGCGCGAAGAGTTTGATGTGCAAACGCAGGTTTTATTAAAAACCCGTGAAAAACTTGAACAGTTGGAAGCAAAAATTGCTGAGCTCGAGGCTCAACTGAATAAAGATTAA
- the ilvD gene encoding dihydroxy-acid dehydratase → MPKLRSATSTQGRNMAGARALWRATGMTDDDFGKPIIAVVNSFTQFVPGHVHLKDMGQLVAGAIEEAGGVAKEFNTIAVDDGIAMGHSGMLYSLPSRDLIADSVEYMVNAHCADAMVCISNCDKITPGMMMAAMRLNIPVIFVSGGPMEAGKTKLSEQIIKLDLVDAMIQGADPTVSDEQSDEIERSACPTCGSCSGMFTANSMNCLAEALGLALPGNGSMLATHADREQLFLRAGREILNLTQRYYQDNDESALPRNIANKAAFENAMCLDIAMGGSTNTVLHLLATAQEAEIDFVMADIDRLSRLVPQLCKVAPSTQKYHMEDVHRAGGVVAILGELARANLLNTEVKNVLGLTLDEFLQQYDITLTADQAVKDFYRAGPAGIRTTKAFSQDCRWDSLDNDRENGCIRELKHAYSQEGGLAVLSGNLALDGCIVKTAGVAEENLTFTGPAHIFESQEAAVEGILNGSVVAGEVVVIRYEGPKGGPGMQEMLYPTTYLKSMGLGTKCALITDGRFSGGTSGLSIGHVSPEAASGGAIGLVEQGDIIHIDIPNRIIELQVSAAKMAQREADMFAKGKDAWQPLDRQRPISYALKNYAMLATSADKGAVRNRDILDGVTDND, encoded by the coding sequence ATGCCTAAATTAAGATCTGCTACTTCTACTCAAGGCCGCAATATGGCGGGAGCTCGTGCACTTTGGCGTGCTACCGGAATGACTGATGACGATTTTGGTAAACCTATTATCGCAGTCGTGAATTCCTTTACTCAGTTTGTGCCAGGCCATGTGCATCTCAAAGATATGGGACAACTGGTAGCTGGGGCGATTGAAGAGGCTGGTGGTGTTGCTAAAGAGTTTAATACCATTGCGGTAGATGATGGTATCGCCATGGGGCATAGCGGCATGCTATATAGCTTACCATCAAGGGATTTAATCGCAGATTCTGTTGAATACATGGTTAATGCTCATTGTGCTGATGCCATGGTCTGCATTTCTAACTGCGATAAAATCACCCCTGGAATGATGATGGCGGCAATGCGCCTTAATATTCCGGTGATCTTTGTTTCAGGTGGCCCAATGGAAGCGGGTAAAACTAAACTCTCTGAGCAAATCATTAAGCTCGATTTAGTTGATGCCATGATCCAAGGCGCTGATCCAACAGTTTCTGATGAACAAAGTGATGAGATTGAGCGTTCAGCCTGTCCAACCTGTGGCTCCTGTTCCGGTATGTTTACCGCCAATTCAATGAACTGCTTAGCAGAAGCATTAGGTTTGGCACTGCCAGGCAACGGTTCTATGCTAGCAACTCATGCCGATCGTGAACAATTATTTTTGCGCGCCGGCCGTGAAATATTAAATTTAACTCAGCGTTATTATCAAGATAATGACGAAAGCGCTTTGCCACGCAATATCGCCAACAAAGCAGCATTTGAAAATGCCATGTGCTTAGATATTGCCATGGGCGGTTCAACCAATACGGTATTGCATTTATTGGCAACGGCACAGGAAGCAGAAATTGATTTTGTTATGGCCGATATCGACCGATTATCTCGTTTAGTCCCCCAACTTTGTAAAGTGGCGCCATCAACGCAAAAATATCATATGGAAGATGTTCACCGCGCTGGTGGTGTCGTTGCTATTCTTGGCGAATTAGCACGGGCTAACCTACTTAATACCGAAGTGAAAAATGTCCTAGGGTTAACCTTAGATGAATTTCTTCAACAATACGATATTACCCTGACCGCTGATCAAGCGGTAAAAGATTTCTATCGTGCCGGACCTGCCGGTATTCGCACAACGAAAGCCTTTAGCCAAGATTGTCGCTGGGACAGTTTAGATAACGACCGAGAAAATGGCTGTATTCGCGAACTCAAACATGCCTACTCTCAAGAAGGCGGTTTAGCGGTACTCTCCGGTAACCTTGCTTTAGATGGCTGTATCGTCAAAACAGCCGGCGTTGCCGAAGAAAACCTCACCTTTACCGGACCTGCTCATATTTTTGAAAGCCAAGAAGCCGCAGTAGAGGGAATTTTAAACGGCTCGGTTGTCGCTGGCGAAGTAGTTGTGATCCGTTATGAAGGACCAAAAGGTGGTCCTGGCATGCAGGAAATGCTTTATCCTACCACTTACTTAAAATCTATGGGGCTAGGCACTAAATGTGCGTTGATCACCGATGGTCGTTTTTCCGGAGGTACTTCCGGCTTATCTATCGGTCATGTGTCTCCAGAAGCTGCCAGTGGTGGCGCCATAGGTTTAGTTGAACAGGGGGATATTATTCATATTGATATTCCAAACCGTATTATTGAATTACAAGTGTCAGCCGCTAAAATGGCACAACGAGAAGCTGACATGTTTGCCAAAGGCAAAGATGCTTGGCAGCCACTTGATCGCCAACGCCCTATCAGCTATGCCCTGAAAAATTATGCCATGCTCGCCACCAGTGCCGATAAAGGTGCGGTAAGAAACCGCGATATATTAGATGGAGTCACTGACAATGACTGA
- the ilvA gene encoding threonine ammonia-lyase, biosynthetic yields the protein MTDAEQQALLSTQATQGQALEYLRKILLAPVYDVAVESELTPLNKLSARLGNQIYLKREDQQPVHSFKLRGAYNKLTNLSEQQCIHGVIAASAGNHAQGLAMAASKLGIKATIVMPITTPDIKVDNVRRFGAEVRLVGKSFNEAQAASIEFADTENKTIIHPFDDADVIAGQGTVAKELLQQQPKANVVFIPVGGGGLLAGMAVYLKQLRPDIKVIGVEAEDSACLKAALAQGKPTDLEQVGLFADGVAVKRIGQHTFELIKQYCDDVITVTTDEICASIKDIFEHTRVIAEPAGALSLAGLQKYCQSSSGDESLVAILSGANMNFHTLRYVSERCELGEQKEVVLAVTIPEQKGSFRNFCHTLQGRVITEFNYRHASRATQQDIAHVFVGVRVADQAERQQLISLLEQENYQVSDLTDNELAKLHVRYMVGGQNPVKTQERIFRFQFPEYPGALEKFLDTLGEHWNISLFHYRNHGAAFGQVLAGFEVNNDDSLDFFNHLKDLAYEWQEETNNQAYQAFLA from the coding sequence ATGACTGACGCCGAACAGCAAGCTTTATTATCAACACAAGCTACTCAGGGGCAAGCGCTTGAATATTTGCGAAAAATATTGTTAGCGCCCGTTTATGATGTCGCAGTAGAAAGTGAGTTAACACCACTGAATAAATTATCCGCCCGCTTAGGTAACCAAATCTATTTAAAGCGTGAAGATCAGCAGCCGGTGCATTCGTTTAAACTACGTGGCGCCTATAACAAGCTGACCAATTTATCTGAGCAACAATGTATTCACGGCGTAATTGCCGCATCTGCTGGTAATCATGCACAAGGTCTGGCAATGGCTGCCAGCAAACTAGGCATCAAAGCAACCATTGTGATGCCGATCACCACACCTGACATTAAAGTAGATAATGTCCGTCGTTTTGGTGCCGAAGTTCGCTTAGTGGGCAAGAGTTTTAATGAAGCACAAGCGGCGTCAATTGAATTTGCCGACACGGAAAATAAAACCATTATTCACCCGTTTGACGATGCAGATGTCATAGCAGGCCAGGGCACAGTAGCAAAAGAACTATTGCAGCAACAACCCAAAGCCAATGTTGTTTTTATTCCAGTTGGTGGTGGTGGCCTACTTGCCGGTATGGCAGTTTATCTCAAACAATTACGACCAGATATTAAAGTGATAGGAGTCGAAGCTGAAGATTCCGCCTGCTTAAAAGCCGCGTTAGCACAGGGAAAACCGACAGATCTTGAACAAGTCGGGTTATTTGCTGACGGTGTCGCGGTCAAACGTATTGGTCAGCATACCTTTGAGTTAATCAAGCAATATTGCGATGACGTCATCACAGTCACCACCGATGAGATTTGCGCCTCAATTAAAGATATTTTTGAGCATACTCGAGTGATCGCCGAACCAGCTGGCGCACTGTCACTTGCGGGTTTGCAAAAGTACTGTCAATCGAGTTCTGGGGATGAGTCCTTAGTGGCAATCTTATCTGGCGCCAATATGAATTTTCATACCTTGCGCTACGTTTCTGAGCGCTGTGAACTCGGTGAGCAAAAAGAAGTGGTATTAGCAGTAACCATTCCAGAACAAAAAGGCAGTTTTCGTAATTTCTGCCACACCTTGCAAGGGCGCGTGATCACAGAATTTAATTACCGCCATGCATCCCGAGCCACTCAACAGGACATTGCCCATGTTTTTGTTGGTGTGCGAGTTGCAGACCAGGCTGAACGTCAGCAGTTAATCTCTCTGCTAGAGCAGGAAAACTATCAGGTAAGTGATTTAACCGATAATGAACTAGCCAAGTTACATGTTCGTTATATGGTCGGCGGACAAAACCCGGTTAAAACACAAGAACGTATTTTCCGTTTCCAGTTTCCAGAATATCCTGGCGCGTTGGAGAAATTTCTCGATACTTTAGGCGAACATTGGAACATTAGCTTGTTCCATTACCGTAATCACGGCGCTGCATTTGGTCAGGTACTCGCTGGGTTTGAAGTCAATAATGATGATTCACTCGATTTCTTTAATCATCTCAAAGATTTAGCTTACGAATGGCAAGAAGAAACCAACAATCAAGCCTATCAGGCATTTCTAGCGTAA